The nucleotide sequence GCCCGCGGTGATCACCGGGGTCACCCCCGACATGCGGCTCTACCGCGAGGAGGCGTTTGGCCCGCTCGGCGTGGTCTACCGCGTGGCGGACACCGAGGCCGCGGTGCGGCTCGCCAACGACAGCCCCTACGGCCTCGGCGGCGCCGTCTTCGGGGAGGCCGAGGAGGCGCTGGCGGTGGCCGGTCGGATCGACACCGGCGGCGTCGGGGTGAACACCTTCCTGGGCTCGCCGACCGAGGCGCCGTTCGGCGGCACCAAGCGCTCCGGCGTCGGCCGTGAGCTGGGCGGCCGTACCGGCATCGACATGTTCGCGAACCTCAAGACGTACGGCTTCCCCACCTGACCCGGCTCCGCCCCAGCACGCCCCGGCACCAAGGAGTGTTCCGATCAGCACCCGTCGCACTGTCTCGCCCCGTCGCACGTACACCAAGTCCGAACTCGACGCGCTCGCGCTCCGCTACCGCACCTGGGGCACGTGGGGCCCGGACGACGAGGCCGGCGCGCTCAACCACATCACCCCCGAACGGGTGGCCGCGGCGGCCGCGCTGGTGCGTACGGGCAAGACGTTCTCCCTGGCCATCCCGCTCGACCGCGACGGCCCCATGCCCTCGCGGACCGCGCGCGTGAACCCGCAGCACCAGATGTACAAGCACGGGGGCGACCTGCTGGCCGACTGGGACAACGCCCGCCACGGCATGCAGTCCACCGACGACGGCATCTACATGCCGTTGCAGTGCGCCACCCAGTGGGACGCCTTCTGCCATGTCTTCTACGACGGCGTCACCTACAACGGGCACGGCCCCGAGAGCGTCACCAGCCAGGGCGCCGTGCACAACAGCATCGCCCAGGTGGCCGACCGGGTGGTCGGCCGCGGCGTCCTGCTCGACTTCCCGCGGTTCTACGGCGTCGACTGGCTTGAACCCGAGGACGCCATCCAGGACGTCGACATCGCGGCGTGCGCGAAGGCCCAGGGCGTCGAGATCGGCCCGGGCGACATCGTCCTGATCCGCACCGGCCACATGCGCCGGCGCAGGTCCGAGGGGCAGCAGCACTGGGGCGACTACGCCGCCGGCCCCGCGCCCGGCCTGGGGGTCAGCAGCGCCGACTACCTGTTGCCGCGGAAGATCGCCGCGGTCGCGGGGGACACGTGGGGCCTGGAGAGCGTGCCGAGCGAGTCCCTGCCCGAGGCCAAGTTCGCCCTGCACGTGATCTTCCTGGTCAACGCCGGGGTGCTGATCGGGGAGATCTGGGACCTCGAGGACCTGGCCGCGGACTGTGCCGCCGACGGTGTCTACGAGTGCTTCCTGAGCGCACCGCCGCTCACCGTGACCGGCGCGGTCGGCTCGCCGCTCAACCCGATCGCCGTCAAGTGACCGACCCCCGAGGAGGGACGACCATGCCGGACTACCGGTTCATTACCTATGAACTGCTCGACGAAGGGACCATCGCCCGGATCGCGCTGAACCGTCCGCGCTACCGCAACGCCCAAAACCGCTCGCTGCTCGTCGAGTTGGACGAGGCGATGCTCCGGGCCGAGGCGGACGACACGGTGCGCGTGGTGATCCTCGCCGGCAACGGCATGACGTTCTCCTCCGGCCACGACATGGGCACCCCCGAGCGCGCGGTCGAGCGGGCCGAAGGACCGGACCAGCACCCGACGTTCCGGGTCAACGGAGGCACCAAGGTCAGCACCGAGAAGCGCATGGTCCAAGAGTGGCACTACTACTACCAGAACTCGCTGCGGTGGCGGAATCTGCGCAAGATCACCATCTGCTCGGTGCAGGGGCCGGTGCACGCGGCCGGCCTGACCTTCGCGTGGTCCTGCGACCTGATCGTCGGCGCCGAGGGCACGACGTTCTCCGACCCCGTCGGTACGCGCCTGGGCATGTGCGGTGTCGAATACTTCGCCCACCCCTGGGAGTTCGGCCTGCGGCGCACCAAGGAACTGATGCTCACCGGCGGTGACGTCACCATCGACGAGGCCCAGCGCATCGGCATGGTGAGTCAGATCTACCCGGCCGACGAACTGGTCGAGCGGACCTTGGAGTACGCCCGCGAGATCGCCAAGCGGCCGACCATGACCGCCTTGATGATCAAGGAGGCGGTCAACCAGACCCAGGACAATATGGGCTTCCACAACGCGCTCCAGGCCTGTTTCAGCCTGCACCAGATCAACCACGCGCACTGGGCCGAGATCCACGGCGGGCGGGTGGCCCACGCGACGATCGAGGACGGGGCCGTGGACTGGCGCAAAGGCGCCTCGTCGGCCAAGCCCGACCAGGACCCGCAGGCGGCGGAGGTGGCCCGGTGAACGAGCCGTGGACCGATCGGGACGCGGATTGGACGCCCGACTACGCGGGCCTGATGCGGCTCGACGGCCACGTGCATGTGGTTCTGGGCGCCGGGTTCGGCATCGGGCGGCAGACCGCGCACGCGCTGTCCGCCTTCGGCGCCACGGTGGTGTGCGTCGACCGCGACCAGGAGCGCGCCGGGAAGGTGGCGGCCGAGGTCGGCGGCATCGCGTGGACCGGCGACATCACCGACCGTGACGCGATGGCGGGCCTGTTCGACTTCGTCGAGGAGCGCTGCGGGCGCCTCGACGGCGTCGTCGACATCGTCGGGCTGTCGATCTACCGGCAGGTCCAGGACCTGTCCGACGACGACTGGCTGTTCCACGTCGACATCGTGCTCAAGCACGCGTACCTGGCGATCAGTTACGCCGCGAAGTTCTGGGAGCGCACCGGCACCGGAGGCTCGATGGCCTTCGTCGCCTCCGTGGCGGGGCTGGCGAGTTCGCCCAAGCTGGGCGCGTACGGGGCGATGAAGGCGGCGCTCATGTCCCTGGTGCGCACATCGGCGGTGGAGTTGGGCCCGCTCGGAGTCCGGGTCAACGCGGTGGCGCCGGGCATCATCCGGACGCCGCGCCAGCAGGCCAACCCGCGCTGGACCCCGGAGCTCGTCCAGGCCAACGTCGACAAGACGCCGCTGGGCAAGCCGGCCTACCCGTCGGACATCGCCAGTGTCCTGCTGTTCCTGGTCTCGCCGCTCGCCGGGCACGTCACGGGTGAGACGGTCGTCGTCGACGGCGGCAACCACGTGTTGTTCAACGTCAGTTCGCCCGAGCCGGAGCGCAGGGCCTGAGACGGGACAGCCGCCGCCCTCCGTCGCGTCGTCGACGGAGGACGGCCCGGTGGTCCGGGTGGAGACCGGTGCGCCCGGTTCAGCCGGCGGTCGGCCGCAGCAGGTCGCCCAGCGGCAGGGCCTTCGGGATGTCCCGCTTGACCACCTTGCCGCTGGAGGTGCGGGGGAGAGCGTCGTCGACCAGGGCGATCCGTACCGGCACCTTGAACGCCGCCAGGTGACCGGCGGCGAAGCCGCGCAGCGCCTCGGCGTCGAGCCCGCTGCCGGGCCGGAGCCGGACGACGGCGACGAGTTCCTCGCCCAGCGCCGGGTGCGGCGCGCCCAACGCGGCCGCCTCGACGACGTCGGGGTGGGCGTTCAGCACGGCCTCGACCTCGGCGCACTGGATGTTCTCGCCGCCGCGGATCACGGTGTCCTTGAGCCGCCCGACGATGTAGACCAGACCGGCGGCGTCGATCCTGCCCAGGTCG is from Yinghuangia sp. ASG 101 and encodes:
- a CDS encoding cyclase family protein; protein product: MAAAAALVRTGKTFSLAIPLDRDGPMPSRTARVNPQHQMYKHGGDLLADWDNARHGMQSTDDGIYMPLQCATQWDAFCHVFYDGVTYNGHGPESVTSQGAVHNSIAQVADRVVGRGVLLDFPRFYGVDWLEPEDAIQDVDIAACAKAQGVEIGPGDIVLIRTGHMRRRRSEGQQHWGDYAAGPAPGLGVSSADYLLPRKIAAVAGDTWGLESVPSESLPEAKFALHVIFLVNAGVLIGEIWDLEDLAADCAADGVYECFLSAPPLTVTGAVGSPLNPIAVK
- a CDS encoding SDR family NAD(P)-dependent oxidoreductase, which gives rise to MNEPWTDRDADWTPDYAGLMRLDGHVHVVLGAGFGIGRQTAHALSAFGATVVCVDRDQERAGKVAAEVGGIAWTGDITDRDAMAGLFDFVEERCGRLDGVVDIVGLSIYRQVQDLSDDDWLFHVDIVLKHAYLAISYAAKFWERTGTGGSMAFVASVAGLASSPKLGAYGAMKAALMSLVRTSAVELGPLGVRVNAVAPGIIRTPRQQANPRWTPELVQANVDKTPLGKPAYPSDIASVLLFLVSPLAGHVTGETVVVDGGNHVLFNVSSPEPERRA
- a CDS encoding enoyl-CoA hydratase codes for the protein MPDYRFITYELLDEGTIARIALNRPRYRNAQNRSLLVELDEAMLRAEADDTVRVVILAGNGMTFSSGHDMGTPERAVERAEGPDQHPTFRVNGGTKVSTEKRMVQEWHYYYQNSLRWRNLRKITICSVQGPVHAAGLTFAWSCDLIVGAEGTTFSDPVGTRLGMCGVEYFAHPWEFGLRRTKELMLTGGDVTIDEAQRIGMVSQIYPADELVERTLEYAREIAKRPTMTALMIKEAVNQTQDNMGFHNALQACFSLHQINHAHWAEIHGGRVAHATIEDGAVDWRKGASSAKPDQDPQAAEVAR